A DNA window from Vibrio sp. CDRSL-10 TSBA contains the following coding sequences:
- a CDS encoding HPP family protein — translation MNHIKSALLAGIAATFAIGVLSYADAWSGHGLWLMAPFGATAVLVFGVPDSPLAQPKNVIIGHLITATIGLVFVHFVPVEPWSLACATGLAISAMLVTKTTHPPAGANPLLIMLTGQSWSFLVTPVLLGAVIIVLCGKLAKVCQNRTLAASKA, via the coding sequence ATGAATCATATAAAATCAGCGTTATTGGCAGGTATCGCGGCAACATTCGCGATTGGAGTTTTATCCTATGCAGATGCATGGAGTGGTCATGGTCTGTGGCTCATGGCACCCTTTGGTGCAACCGCAGTGTTGGTATTCGGGGTGCCGGACAGTCCGTTAGCTCAACCGAAAAACGTTATTATCGGCCACCTGATCACGGCAACGATTGGCTTAGTGTTTGTGCATTTTGTGCCGGTTGAACCCTGGAGTCTGGCGTGTGCAACCGGGCTGGCTATCTCTGCGATGCTGGTGACCAAAACCACGCATCCGCCTGCCGGAGCGAATCCGCTGTTGATCATGCTGACAGGTCAAAGCTGGTCATTCCTGGTGACTCCTGTGCTGCTGGGCGCTGTGATTATTGTGTTGTGCGGTAAGCTGGCCAAAGTGTGTCAAAACCGTACTCTGGCGGCGAGTAAAGCCTAA
- a CDS encoding fatty acid cis/trans isomerase translates to MKLRKLFVVALVPLFYGCAVLAGFNFDQMFGDEEVRDRQAPIESAQAHFFLDQVKPIIDKRCVVCHACYDAPCQLKMSSVEGIDRGGSKDMVYHGTRLTAATPTRLFEDAQLTEEWRDFNFHPVLNERIQSPEANIQAGLMARMLKQKELHPLPQQDQLEGFDFSIDRDQQCVTLEEHESYQKDYPNWGMPFGMPNLESSEYNTLMTWLKNGGVMNEHIPLTMEQQALVNHYESLFNQDLLKNRVVGRYIYEHLFLSHLYFSDITKPGETPRFFNLVRSATPPGQPVKRISTRRPYDDPGVDRVYYRLIPEQGTTVDKTHMPYALNMERMKHWREWFIDADYKVTALPSYDASVAANPMTSFIELPVKARFKFMLDNAQNTIMSFIKGPVCRGQLALNVINDRFWVFFLDPDKADMPEVNEFYRDQAENLKLPAELESNTLPLSNWIRFSNQQAHYLEAKSDFTNRWFKDGKHLTTDVIWDGNGTNPNAALTIMRHFDSASVVQGLVGEKPKTAWVIDYALLERIHYLLVAGFDVYGNFGHQLMTRMFMDFLRMEGESNFVALLPRSMRHKEMSSWYADQSKQFSNFLLRNVKPFDQPTQVQYKTTDYKSELYDKLIDKVKPVLSHRYDIVDTGFTPAHEKALASISHIKGEGLRSMPQIIMAMIDTDNGPSQLFTILHKNAHSNISSLFDEENNRDYKNDDLTIVRGVIGSYPAAYLSLKESEIPELVQRLQTLNSEEDYIKLLDRFAVRRSSPRFWPFSDRVHAWYKQHQPIEFGLLDYNRFENR, encoded by the coding sequence ATGAAATTAAGAAAATTATTCGTCGTTGCGTTGGTGCCTTTATTCTACGGCTGTGCAGTGTTGGCCGGTTTTAACTTCGATCAGATGTTTGGTGATGAAGAGGTCCGCGATCGACAAGCGCCGATTGAATCAGCCCAGGCTCATTTCTTTCTCGATCAGGTCAAACCGATCATTGATAAACGCTGTGTGGTGTGTCATGCCTGTTACGATGCGCCCTGTCAGCTCAAAATGTCTTCTGTCGAAGGTATCGACCGTGGTGGCAGTAAAGACATGGTTTACCATGGTACACGTCTGACGGCCGCAACACCGACCCGTTTGTTTGAGGATGCCCAACTGACCGAAGAGTGGCGCGACTTCAACTTTCATCCGGTACTTAATGAGCGCATCCAGTCACCTGAAGCCAACATTCAGGCAGGTCTGATGGCTCGTATGCTCAAGCAAAAAGAGCTGCATCCGTTACCTCAGCAGGATCAATTGGAAGGCTTCGATTTCTCAATCGATCGTGACCAACAATGCGTCACACTCGAAGAACACGAGTCCTACCAGAAAGATTACCCGAACTGGGGAATGCCGTTTGGCATGCCAAATCTGGAGTCGTCGGAATACAATACTCTGATGACCTGGCTGAAAAATGGCGGCGTGATGAATGAACATATCCCGCTGACAATGGAACAGCAGGCATTGGTCAATCATTACGAAAGTCTGTTTAATCAAGATTTACTCAAAAACCGTGTTGTTGGTCGTTACATTTACGAACACCTGTTTCTGTCACACCTTTATTTTTCCGACATCACCAAACCTGGCGAAACGCCTCGCTTTTTTAACCTGGTTCGCTCGGCAACACCGCCCGGACAGCCGGTTAAACGTATCAGCACACGTCGCCCGTATGACGATCCGGGCGTTGACCGTGTTTACTACCGCCTGATCCCTGAGCAAGGCACTACAGTGGATAAAACCCACATGCCGTACGCACTGAACATGGAGCGCATGAAACACTGGCGTGAATGGTTTATCGATGCGGATTATAAAGTCACCGCTCTGCCAAGCTACGATGCTTCTGTGGCCGCGAACCCGATGACCTCCTTTATTGAACTACCAGTAAAAGCACGCTTTAAGTTCATGCTCGACAATGCACAAAACACCATTATGTCCTTCATCAAAGGTCCGGTATGCCGTGGTCAGCTGGCGCTGAACGTGATTAATGACCGTTTTTGGGTGTTCTTCCTTGACCCGGACAAAGCAGACATGCCGGAGGTCAATGAGTTTTACCGCGATCAGGCTGAGAACCTCAAGCTGCCGGCAGAGCTGGAAAGTAATACCCTGCCACTGAGCAACTGGATTCGTTTCTCCAACCAGCAGGCGCATTATCTGGAAGCCAAATCCGACTTTACCAACCGCTGGTTTAAGGACGGCAAACATCTGACGACCGATGTGATCTGGGATGGTAACGGAACCAACCCGAACGCAGCACTGACCATTATGCGTCATTTTGACAGTGCGTCGGTTGTACAGGGCCTGGTTGGTGAAAAACCAAAAACAGCCTGGGTGATTGACTATGCTCTGCTGGAACGTATTCATTACCTGCTGGTGGCAGGGTTTGACGTCTACGGTAACTTCGGACATCAGTTGATGACCCGTATGTTTATGGACTTCCTGCGTATGGAAGGCGAAAGTAACTTTGTCGCCCTGCTGCCGCGCAGCATGCGTCACAAAGAGATGTCGAGCTGGTACGCAGACCAGAGCAAACAGTTCTCAAACTTCCTGCTACGTAACGTGAAACCGTTCGACCAGCCGACTCAGGTGCAGTACAAAACTACTGACTACAAGTCAGAACTGTATGACAAGCTGATCGACAAAGTGAAACCGGTACTGAGTCACCGTTACGATATTGTTGATACCGGATTTACACCTGCGCATGAAAAAGCACTGGCCAGCATCAGTCATATCAAGGGAGAAGGTCTGCGTTCGATGCCACAAATCATCATGGCGATGATTGATACCGACAACGGCCCGTCGCAACTTTTCACGATTCTGCACAAAAACGCGCACAGTAATATCTCGAGTTTATTTGACGAAGAGAACAATCGTGACTACAAAAATGATGATCTCACGATCGTACGCGGTGTGATCGGAAGCTATCCGGCTGCGTACCTAAGTCTCAAAGAAAGCGAGATTCCGGAACTTGTGCAGCGCTTACAGACACTAAACAGTGAAGAAGACTACATCAAGCTTCTGGATCGGTTTGCAGTTCGTCGTAGTTCGCCACGCTTCTGGCCGTTCAGCGATAGAGTTCATGCCTGGTACAAGCAACATCAGCCTATCGAATTCGGTCTGCTGGACTACAATAGATTTGAGAACCGATGA
- a CDS encoding VOC family protein translates to MIEIQGLDHVVVRTTQLEQMLKFYRDVLGCPVERELPEGLTQLRAGNALIDIVTVDSPLGKEGGKPPQQDGRNMDHFCLQITPRNEKELVAYLDNHGVQHSDFAKRYGAQGYGRSIYLHDPEGNVVELKPWAPES, encoded by the coding sequence ATGATAGAGATACAAGGGCTTGATCATGTCGTGGTACGAACCACGCAGCTGGAGCAGATGCTGAAGTTTTATCGGGATGTACTTGGTTGTCCGGTTGAGCGTGAGTTGCCTGAAGGGCTGACTCAACTGCGCGCCGGCAACGCGTTAATTGATATTGTGACGGTCGACAGCCCACTAGGAAAAGAGGGCGGTAAACCACCGCAACAAGACGGACGCAATATGGACCATTTCTGTCTGCAGATTACACCGCGTAATGAAAAAGAGCTGGTGGCGTATTTAGACAACCATGGCGTGCAGCATTCTGATTTTGCCAAACGGTATGGTGCTCAGGGTTACGGACGTTCGATTTATCTGCACGATCCCGAAGGCAATGTGGTGGAGCTCAAGCCCTGGGCTCCTGAATCTTAG
- a CDS encoding DUF3069 domain-containing protein, giving the protein MSDTTQTEAPQVDLDSISPELRQVLEFDQVPEGMFHMVTSIHEVSEEAVREAWDSLPGSAQNILDNFEQFHALISVSQAFAGINVMEEFPTLNLPKDMTEQDKEEYRAQLLDQVLHNCVKDMVKQIKKARRDPILKRDFKEVFDK; this is encoded by the coding sequence ATGTCAGACACTACACAAACAGAAGCCCCACAAGTGGACCTGGATTCCATTTCTCCAGAACTGCGTCAGGTACTGGAATTTGATCAGGTACCAGAAGGTATGTTCCACATGGTGACTTCAATTCACGAAGTTTCCGAAGAAGCGGTCCGTGAAGCTTGGGATAGTCTGCCAGGCAGCGCGCAGAATATTCTCGATAACTTTGAACAGTTCCACGCGCTTATCTCAGTAAGCCAGGCGTTTGCCGGCATCAACGTAATGGAAGAGTTCCCGACTCTGAACCTGCCTAAAGACATGACCGAGCAGGACAAGGAAGAGTACCGTGCCCAGCTGCTTGACCAGGTGCTGCATAACTGTGTGAAAGACATGGTTAAACAGATCAAAAAAGCACGCCGCGATCCAATCCTGAAACGTGACTTCAAAGAAGTATTCGACAAGTAA
- a CDS encoding GMC family oxidoreductase — protein MTSPNQSPVVIVGTGVVGVVIAEQLLDAGVPVLMIEAGPRVSRAEIVENYRNLPLAAKGTAIECYPSREWAPHPEPVGPGQDYLQLSGKDAYAQSYVRYAGGSTWHWAGTCWRMTPDDLRLHSLYGVGRDWAFDYDTLEPYYVRAEYKLGICGPDDPALQWPAKRSKPYPMPALPFGPGEERFTAVVREKLGLHNIPTAQARNSGTSYDDRPACCANNNCVPVCPVGAKYDGATALSRLEAKGATILYNSVVWRIETNAKNNIEAVHYYDQHKQTHRVNGNLFIIACNGLETPKLLLMSTDSRNPNGIANSSDQVGRNMMDHPQITMTVTLDEPYWAGVGPVVNSGIMETSQGDFRSQHAGAYFRFNNFARNRFVTFGALQKGLVGKALDEEIRRMTACTANIVMAHEMLPDSNNRLTLSDKKDWLGLPKPAINYDVGDYVRRSHEQYSKPIANDIAEAMGAIDKTFSKQFNPSKHIMGGTIMGRDPATSVVDDVCRSHDHRNLFLPGGGAMPSTACGNSTITMVALAFKAAEAIVKQAQEA, from the coding sequence ATGACATCCCCAAATCAGTCACCTGTAGTGATCGTCGGTACCGGCGTTGTCGGCGTGGTGATCGCAGAGCAATTGCTCGATGCCGGTGTTCCGGTCCTTATGATTGAAGCCGGTCCGCGTGTATCACGTGCGGAAATTGTAGAAAACTATCGTAACCTGCCTCTGGCTGCCAAAGGTACGGCGATTGAGTGTTATCCGTCTCGCGAGTGGGCGCCTCACCCGGAGCCGGTCGGCCCGGGTCAGGACTACCTGCAATTAAGCGGTAAAGATGCCTACGCGCAAAGTTACGTCCGTTATGCTGGTGGTTCGACCTGGCATTGGGCCGGAACCTGCTGGCGGATGACGCCGGATGATCTGCGACTGCACAGTCTGTATGGCGTCGGTCGCGACTGGGCCTTCGACTACGATACGCTGGAACCTTACTATGTGCGCGCAGAATACAAACTGGGTATTTGTGGCCCGGATGATCCGGCACTGCAATGGCCGGCGAAGCGCTCCAAGCCTTACCCGATGCCGGCGTTACCGTTTGGTCCTGGAGAAGAGCGTTTTACTGCGGTGGTGCGTGAAAAGCTCGGTCTGCATAATATCCCGACAGCGCAGGCGCGTAACAGCGGCACTTCTTATGATGATCGTCCTGCATGTTGTGCCAACAACAACTGTGTGCCGGTTTGTCCGGTAGGCGCTAAATATGACGGTGCGACCGCGTTATCCCGTCTTGAAGCCAAAGGTGCGACGATTCTGTATAACTCGGTGGTGTGGCGCATTGAAACCAATGCCAAAAACAACATCGAAGCGGTGCATTACTATGACCAGCATAAGCAGACTCATCGGGTGAACGGTAATTTGTTTATCATCGCCTGTAACGGCCTGGAAACACCAAAGCTGCTGCTGATGTCGACCGATTCGCGCAACCCGAACGGGATTGCCAACAGTTCGGATCAGGTTGGTCGTAACATGATGGACCACCCGCAGATCACCATGACGGTAACCTTGGATGAACCTTACTGGGCGGGTGTTGGCCCGGTGGTGAACAGTGGTATTATGGAAACCTCGCAGGGCGATTTCCGCTCACAGCACGCGGGGGCGTATTTCCGATTCAACAACTTTGCCCGTAACCGATTTGTTACCTTCGGTGCGTTGCAGAAAGGCCTAGTGGGTAAAGCGCTGGATGAAGAAATCCGTCGCATGACCGCGTGTACTGCCAATATTGTCATGGCGCATGAGATGCTGCCGGATTCCAATAACCGCCTGACCCTGTCGGATAAAAAAGACTGGCTCGGCCTGCCAAAACCCGCGATCAATTACGATGTGGGTGATTACGTTCGTCGTTCTCACGAGCAGTATTCAAAACCGATTGCCAATGATATTGCCGAGGCGATGGGCGCGATTGATAAGACCTTTTCCAAGCAGTTTAACCCGAGTAAACACATCATGGGCGGTACCATTATGGGCCGTGATCCTGCGACTTCTGTGGTCGATGATGTTTGTCGTTCGCACGATCACCGTAACCTGTTCCTGCCTGGCGGCGGCGCTATGCCGAGTACCGCTTGTGGTAACAGCACAATTACCATGGTCGCGTTGGCATTCAAGGCCGCTGAAGCCATTGTTAAACAGGCTCAGGAGGCGTAA
- a CDS encoding DJ-1/PfpI family protein: protein MNIGIYIYDEAEVLDFSGPFEVFSTAKRLAGNDWNIFFVAQDDVLVKARGNFLVNPHYSFADHPPIDLLIVVGGVHTFELEKPAVIDWIRCVSAQASQVASVCTGAFLLAQAGVLTDHLVTTHWEDIADLKARFPQLDVKQKCRWVAADERITTSAGISAGIDMSLYLVSKLASLALAEQTAHQMEYDWNKTQP, encoded by the coding sequence ATGAATATTGGTATCTACATCTATGATGAGGCCGAAGTATTGGACTTCTCCGGCCCGTTTGAAGTTTTCAGCACGGCTAAACGTTTAGCCGGGAATGACTGGAATATCTTTTTTGTGGCGCAGGATGACGTGTTGGTCAAAGCGCGCGGCAACTTTTTGGTTAACCCTCATTACAGTTTTGCGGATCATCCGCCGATTGATTTATTGATCGTGGTCGGTGGCGTGCACACTTTTGAACTGGAAAAGCCGGCAGTGATCGACTGGATTCGATGCGTATCTGCACAGGCCAGTCAGGTTGCCTCTGTGTGTACCGGAGCCTTTTTGCTCGCTCAGGCGGGAGTTCTGACTGACCATTTGGTCACCACCCATTGGGAAGATATCGCTGATCTTAAAGCGAGGTTTCCGCAACTGGATGTGAAGCAAAAATGCCGCTGGGTTGCTGCTGATGAACGGATTACCACGTCAGCGGGCATATCTGCCGGCATTGATATGAGTTTGTATCTGGTATCCAAACTGGCATCTCTGGCGCTGGCAGAGCAAACGGCACACCAGATGGAGTATGACTGGAATAAAACTCAGCCGTGA
- a CDS encoding STAS/SEC14 domain-containing protein → MNAQRHGISIGLDRVDDEFFVTIKAFGTLTHRDYQAMTPMLEAALIKVNEPKVRVMLDATELDGWELRAAWDDFKLGLNHGADFDKIALYGRPGWQEKAAKLAGWFMSGEVQFFDDYQQALDWLK, encoded by the coding sequence ATGAATGCTCAAAGACATGGTATTTCAATTGGGCTGGATCGAGTGGATGATGAGTTCTTCGTTACCATCAAAGCGTTCGGAACATTAACACACCGTGATTACCAGGCAATGACCCCGATGCTGGAAGCAGCGCTGATTAAGGTTAATGAACCGAAAGTCAGAGTCATGCTCGATGCCACTGAGCTGGATGGCTGGGAGCTGAGAGCTGCCTGGGATGATTTCAAGTTAGGCCTTAATCATGGCGCTGATTTTGATAAGATTGCGCTGTACGGCAGACCCGGCTGGCAGGAAAAAGCAGCGAAACTGGCCGGGTGGTTTATGTCGGGTGAAGTGCAATTTTTTGATGATTATCAGCAAGCGCTGGATTGGCTGAAATAG
- a CDS encoding tRNA (adenine(22)-N(1))-methyltransferase TrmK: MKLSKRLKLLENQVRQHYDHIWDCCCDHGLLGAALLERQAGGQIHFVDIVPDLMTSLQQRLNSYFGQEWPCPWQTYCMDVARIPLADMCGSHLVIIAGVGGDLMSDLIAAICSANPNTPLEFLLCPVHHTYTLREQLRHLKCRIIKEELIEDNRRFYEILHLTTNHQYSSQPLVSLTGDSLWRTECESSRQLARRYQQKLLAHYGRMQQSNPQKVAPILTAYQSVVIA; the protein is encoded by the coding sequence ATGAAATTAAGTAAACGTCTCAAACTACTGGAAAACCAGGTACGCCAACACTACGACCATATCTGGGATTGCTGCTGCGACCATGGTCTCCTCGGAGCAGCGCTGCTCGAGCGCCAGGCTGGCGGACAAATACACTTTGTTGATATCGTGCCGGACTTGATGACGTCATTACAGCAGCGCCTGAATAGTTATTTTGGCCAGGAGTGGCCTTGTCCATGGCAGACCTACTGTATGGACGTTGCGCGAATTCCGCTAGCCGACATGTGCGGCTCACACCTGGTCATCATTGCTGGTGTCGGCGGTGACCTGATGTCAGATTTGATTGCAGCCATCTGTAGCGCTAATCCAAACACGCCGCTGGAATTTCTGTTGTGTCCGGTTCACCACACGTATACGCTTAGAGAACAGCTGCGCCATCTTAAATGTCGCATCATTAAAGAAGAATTGATTGAAGACAACCGCCGCTTTTACGAAATATTGCACCTGACGACAAACCATCAGTACAGCAGTCAACCTCTGGTCAGTCTGACCGGGGACAGTTTATGGCGCACTGAATGTGAATCCAGTCGACAGCTTGCCCGCCGTTACCAACAAAAATTACTGGCCCATTATGGGCGCATGCAACAAAGCAATCCGCAAAAAGTCGCGCCTATTTTAACTGCCTATCAATCGGTTGTGATTGCATAG
- a CDS encoding sugar dehydrogenase complex small subunit, with translation MFHSDDLSEGKVQFSRRKVLLSGAVIIAGGVVTSALPSFVMAESKPSKSFSPFMQISRLLVNHQLDEAVGQRMLAVLESEEQGVLENIYQLIAIARSRNASIVEDFFPAIPQGELQDLAYKIIFGWYTGSLTPTRTAKTFAFEQALTWQTTLDVITIPSYGISGPNNWQRVNTPVLPVPQF, from the coding sequence ATGTTTCACTCCGACGATCTTTCCGAAGGGAAGGTCCAGTTTTCACGCCGGAAAGTCCTGCTTTCTGGTGCGGTGATTATCGCTGGTGGTGTAGTCACCTCCGCGCTACCGTCATTTGTGATGGCAGAGTCTAAACCATCCAAAAGTTTTTCTCCTTTTATGCAGATTTCTCGCTTGTTGGTGAATCATCAACTGGATGAAGCAGTAGGGCAGCGTATGTTGGCGGTCCTGGAAAGCGAAGAGCAGGGCGTACTGGAGAATATCTATCAGTTAATCGCTATTGCCCGCTCACGTAATGCTTCAATAGTAGAAGATTTCTTCCCTGCGATCCCGCAAGGTGAGTTACAGGATCTGGCTTACAAAATTATCTTTGGTTGGTATACCGGTAGCCTCACTCCGACGCGCACTGCCAAAACCTTCGCTTTCGAGCAGGCTCTTACCTGGCAGACCACGCTGGATGTGATCACGATTCCGTCTTATGGCATCAGTGGTCCGAACAACTGGCAGCGTGTAAACACCCCAGTCCTTCCCGTACCTCAATTCTGA
- a CDS encoding OsmC family protein, with product MSQHTATVTWQRQADEIFSDNKYSRGHEWQFDGGAKVGASASPDVVPLPYSVAANVDPEEAMIAALSSCHMLVFLSIAAKKRFVVELYQDNAVGTLEKNEQGREALTKVVLRPKIVFSGQSQPSIAMLEKMHHQSHENCFIANSVKTEVTTEIIL from the coding sequence ATGTCTCAACACACCGCTACGGTTACGTGGCAGCGTCAAGCTGATGAAATTTTTAGTGATAATAAATACAGTCGCGGTCATGAATGGCAGTTCGACGGTGGTGCCAAAGTCGGCGCTTCCGCGTCACCGGATGTAGTGCCGCTGCCTTATTCGGTTGCCGCTAACGTTGACCCGGAAGAAGCGATGATTGCCGCGCTATCCAGTTGCCATATGTTGGTTTTTTTGTCGATTGCGGCAAAAAAGCGCTTTGTGGTTGAGTTGTATCAGGATAATGCAGTCGGGACACTGGAAAAAAACGAGCAGGGTCGGGAAGCACTGACCAAAGTGGTGCTGAGGCCCAAAATTGTCTTTTCCGGTCAATCACAACCCAGTATCGCTATGCTGGAAAAAATGCACCATCAGTCTCACGAGAACTGTTTTATTGCCAACTCGGTCAAAACGGAAGTGACCACCGAAATTATCCTTTAA
- a CDS encoding NUDIX domain-containing protein: MEVYQCVSFLVVKDNQVLLEKRSAEKSCDPNLVAIPGGHIEAGESQQEALLRELMEELAITPTEFVYLCSLYHPTNELQLLHYYVVPAWQGEIGCHEAEEVFWRPINPDWVDTRADKLALAEYQRLFQTGILSA, from the coding sequence ATGGAAGTGTATCAATGCGTCTCTTTTCTGGTCGTGAAAGACAATCAGGTACTGCTGGAAAAGCGCTCGGCTGAAAAAAGTTGCGACCCCAATCTGGTGGCGATACCCGGCGGGCATATTGAAGCCGGTGAATCTCAGCAAGAGGCACTGTTGCGCGAGTTAATGGAGGAGTTGGCGATAACGCCAACGGAGTTTGTCTATCTCTGTTCCCTTTACCATCCCACCAATGAACTGCAATTGCTGCACTACTATGTGGTTCCTGCCTGGCAGGGCGAAATCGGCTGTCATGAAGCGGAAGAGGTATTCTGGCGCCCGATCAATCCGGATTGGGTCGATACCCGCGCAGACAAACTGGCTCTGGCAGAATATCAGCGTCTATTTCAAACCGGCATTTTATCGGCCTGA
- a CDS encoding hydrolase: MLVKENTGLIVVDVQGRLARLVHDSQAVLDATAKLIKGAQILGLPVIWLEQNPDKLGATVAEIGELLAPGHHPIQKFHFCAGTEAPFAEAIMQAGVSYWLVCGIESHICVYQTVAGLLQSGYQVEVVQDCISSRSQANRQLGIEKMCALGAHKTSVEMCLYELVKDCRSESFKPILQLIK, from the coding sequence ATGTTAGTCAAAGAAAATACCGGTCTGATCGTGGTTGATGTTCAAGGCAGGTTGGCGCGATTGGTCCACGATAGCCAAGCGGTACTGGACGCAACAGCCAAACTGATTAAAGGGGCGCAAATTCTGGGACTGCCTGTGATATGGCTGGAACAGAATCCCGATAAACTCGGCGCAACCGTTGCGGAAATTGGTGAGTTGTTGGCACCGGGTCATCATCCGATTCAAAAATTCCACTTTTGTGCAGGCACTGAAGCCCCGTTTGCAGAAGCGATTATGCAGGCTGGGGTATCATATTGGCTGGTGTGCGGCATCGAGAGCCATATCTGTGTGTATCAGACAGTGGCCGGTTTACTGCAAAGCGGCTATCAGGTAGAAGTGGTGCAAGATTGTATCTCTTCACGCAGTCAGGCTAATCGTCAGTTAGGTATCGAAAAGATGTGCGCGCTTGGTGCGCATAAAACGTCGGTGGAAATGTGTTTGTACGAGCTGGTGAAAGATTGCCGCAGCGAAAGCTTTAAGCCCATTCTACAACTGATCAAATAA
- a CDS encoding GNAT family N-acetyltransferase: MEIKIDDLQGAGIIGLLEEHLADMHATSPAESVHALDVEALQHPSITFWSAAEGDSVLGCVALKSLSPEHGEIKSMRTAGAARNKGVATKLLHHLITEAKSRGFKQLSLETGTQEYFSAAHCLYAKYGFVDCEPFGDYQPDPNSKFMTLVLAQ; encoded by the coding sequence GTGGAAATAAAAATCGATGATTTACAAGGAGCGGGCATCATTGGCTTGCTGGAAGAGCATTTAGCCGATATGCATGCAACCTCACCGGCGGAAAGTGTCCATGCATTGGATGTCGAAGCGTTACAACACCCTTCAATTACTTTCTGGTCAGCGGCTGAAGGCGATAGTGTGCTCGGTTGCGTGGCTCTCAAATCATTAAGCCCTGAGCATGGCGAAATTAAATCGATGCGTACTGCCGGCGCTGCGCGTAACAAAGGGGTCGCGACCAAGCTTCTCCATCATCTTATCACCGAGGCGAAATCCAGAGGCTTTAAACAGCTTAGCCTGGAAACCGGCACTCAAGAGTACTTTAGCGCAGCGCATTGTTTGTACGCCAAATATGGCTTTGTTGATTGTGAACCTTTTGGCGATTACCAACCGGATCCCAACAGCAAGTTTATGACCCTGGTATTAGCGCAGTGA
- a CDS encoding TetR/AcrR family transcriptional regulator yields the protein MNDKRELLIETALTLFYRHGIRAVGINEVLKQSGIAKKTLYHHFAGKEELIAAALEHRDTLFYGWLSAEMAQYSPGLPAIKGLFAALDRWLHGDVEQLSPFRGCFFINTAVEYGQEAEGLRETCQQHKQKVRTLIQSCLTEKQQAQPGLLDTLCLLKEGAIVTAQVNNDSNAARACLPLLESLLGEA from the coding sequence ATGAATGATAAACGAGAGCTGTTAATTGAAACCGCACTAACCCTGTTTTACCGCCACGGGATCCGCGCGGTAGGTATCAATGAAGTTCTCAAACAGTCCGGTATCGCCAAAAAGACGCTTTATCATCATTTCGCCGGTAAAGAAGAACTGATCGCTGCCGCACTGGAGCACCGTGACACGCTGTTTTATGGCTGGTTAAGCGCAGAAATGGCCCAGTACTCTCCGGGGCTGCCTGCCATCAAAGGGCTATTCGCTGCACTGGATCGTTGGTTGCATGGCGATGTTGAGCAGCTGAGTCCGTTCCGGGGCTGCTTTTTTATCAATACTGCCGTGGAATATGGGCAGGAAGCTGAAGGGCTAAGAGAAACGTGCCAGCAGCATAAACAGAAGGTTCGCACCCTGATTCAATCTTGCCTCACAGAAAAACAGCAAGCGCAGCCGGGGCTGCTCGATACCTTGTGTCTGTTGAAAGAAGGCGCGATCGTGACTGCTCAGGTCAATAACGACAGTAACGCCGCCCGTGCCTGTCTGCCGTTATTAGAAAGTCTGCTTGGTGAAGCCTGA
- a CDS encoding HAD hydrolase-like protein gives MIIEHLNAVPAAVTMVGDTLENDILPAAEAGLQTIWYNPGHQPFTSTYAGPVVHCLTDILDL, from the coding sequence ATGATTATCGAGCATTTGAACGCAGTTCCTGCTGCGGTCACTATGGTCGGTGATACGCTGGAAAATGATATTTTACCCGCCGCAGAGGCCGGTTTGCAGACCATCTGGTACAACCCGGGCCATCAGCCATTTACCAGCACTTATGCCGGACCGGTCGTGCATTGTCTTACGGATATTTTAGACTTGTGA